One genomic window of Natronorubrum aibiense includes the following:
- a CDS encoding Gfo/Idh/MocA family protein gives MSRTPSSRPIKAGVIGVGSMGANHARVYSELPTVDLSCVTDHDDAVAHRIADEYETEAVPFETVLERCDVVTVAVPTQAHHDVVSTCLEADVHVLVEKPIAETVEQGRALAQLARDRGLVLQVGHIERFNPAVQTVADLIDDLEVISLEAERLGPPIDRTAPGNVIFDLMVHDVDIVDSLLGDRPDSVSAMGTDGGQYATATMEYGDVVASLTASRVTQKKVRTLTVTARDCLVEVDYLQQSVLIHRDSYPEYLIDDGTRRYRHESVVERPRVDNGEPLRHELEAFVEAARTGSEPVVTAEDGIEALETVQLIDSLIGEETQAREVSAR, from the coding sequence ATGAGTCGAACTCCCTCTTCACGCCCGATCAAAGCCGGCGTCATCGGCGTCGGATCGATGGGCGCGAATCACGCGCGCGTGTACAGTGAATTACCAACTGTCGATCTTTCGTGTGTCACCGACCACGACGACGCCGTCGCACACCGGATCGCAGACGAGTACGAGACCGAGGCCGTCCCGTTCGAAACCGTGCTCGAGCGCTGTGACGTCGTTACGGTCGCCGTTCCGACGCAGGCCCACCACGACGTGGTCTCGACGTGTCTGGAAGCGGATGTCCACGTACTCGTCGAAAAGCCGATCGCCGAGACGGTCGAGCAGGGTCGAGCGCTGGCCCAACTGGCTCGAGACCGGGGGCTCGTTTTGCAGGTCGGCCACATCGAGCGGTTCAATCCGGCCGTGCAGACGGTCGCCGACCTGATCGACGACCTCGAGGTCATCAGTCTCGAGGCCGAACGACTCGGGCCGCCGATCGACCGGACGGCACCGGGCAACGTCATCTTCGATTTGATGGTCCACGACGTCGACATCGTCGACTCCCTGCTCGGTGACCGGCCCGACTCGGTGAGTGCGATGGGGACCGACGGTGGCCAGTATGCCACGGCGACGATGGAGTACGGCGACGTCGTCGCCTCGCTGACTGCGAGTCGCGTCACCCAGAAGAAAGTCCGGACGCTCACCGTCACCGCTCGCGACTGTCTCGTCGAGGTCGACTACCTCCAACAGTCGGTCCTGATCCACCGGGATTCGTATCCGGAGTATCTCATCGACGACGGCACGCGTCGCTATCGTCACGAGAGCGTCGTCGAGCGGCCGCGGGTCGATAACGGCGAACCGCTTCGCCACGAACTCGAGGCGTTCGTCGAGGCCGCCCGAACCGGCTCGGAACCGGTCGTGACCGCCGAGGACGGCATCGAGGCCCTCGAGACGGTCCAGTTGATCGACTCGCTCATCGGTGAGGAGACGCAAGCCCGCGAGGTGAGCGCGCGATGA
- a CDS encoding DegT/DnrJ/EryC1/StrS family aminotransferase, translating into MTDSNTDPEIGTDGGTETSTDGGAGAEPERETTELDEPSTDESVSIAAPDIGAEAKQRVQSVLESGMLADGPEVRAFESSFAAYCGAECGVATSNGTTALHAALEAVGLEDGDAVITSPFSFVASANAIRLAGGTPVFADIDPETYTIDPVDVERLLAERDDIVGLVPVHLYGLAADMDALGSLADEHDLFVVEDACQAHGAAIDGDRVGSLGDAACFSFYPTKNMTTGEGGMITTDRDDVADRAASFVNHGRDVGDGGSYDHVDLGHNYRLTSLAAAIGRAQLERLPEFNRARRANASFYDEQLDGLPLETPTEPDGYRHVYHQYTVRTDDRDALAATLEDHGVDTGVYYGTPIHRQSAYETVSTAAATLPNAEQAAETVLSLPVHPDLSERDRRIVVEAVRDHFHSQ; encoded by the coding sequence ATGACTGATTCAAACACCGACCCCGAGATCGGAACCGACGGTGGCACGGAAACCAGCACCGACGGTGGTGCGGGGGCCGAACCCGAACGCGAGACGACGGAGCTGGACGAGCCGTCGACTGACGAGTCGGTTTCGATCGCAGCGCCCGATATCGGCGCAGAGGCGAAACAGCGAGTCCAGTCCGTTCTCGAGAGCGGGATGCTCGCCGATGGGCCGGAAGTGAGGGCCTTCGAATCGTCGTTCGCTGCCTACTGCGGTGCCGAGTGCGGTGTTGCAACGTCGAACGGGACGACTGCGTTACACGCTGCACTCGAGGCTGTCGGCCTCGAGGACGGCGATGCGGTCATCACGTCTCCGTTTTCGTTCGTCGCGAGCGCGAACGCGATCAGACTCGCCGGTGGAACCCCGGTCTTTGCGGACATCGATCCCGAGACGTACACGATCGATCCAGTCGACGTCGAACGACTCCTCGCCGAGCGTGACGATATCGTCGGCCTCGTTCCCGTTCACCTCTACGGGCTGGCAGCCGATATGGACGCGCTCGGCTCCCTCGCTGACGAACACGATCTGTTCGTCGTCGAAGACGCGTGTCAGGCCCACGGCGCGGCCATCGATGGCGATCGCGTTGGCTCACTCGGTGATGCTGCGTGTTTCTCGTTTTACCCGACGAAGAACATGACCACTGGCGAGGGTGGGATGATCACCACCGACCGCGACGACGTCGCCGACCGCGCTGCGAGTTTCGTCAACCACGGCCGAGACGTCGGCGACGGCGGCAGCTACGACCACGTCGACCTCGGCCACAACTATCGGCTGACGAGTCTCGCGGCCGCAATCGGCCGCGCCCAACTCGAGCGACTCCCGGAGTTCAACCGGGCACGCCGGGCGAACGCGTCGTTCTACGACGAGCAGTTGGACGGGCTGCCGCTCGAGACGCCGACGGAACCGGATGGTTACCGGCATGTGTATCACCAGTACACCGTTCGGACTGACGACCGCGACGCGCTCGCGGCGACGCTCGAGGACCACGGTGTCGATACCGGCGTCTACTACGGGACGCCGATCCACCGACAGTCGGCGTACGAAACGGTGAGCACGGCCGCCGCAACGCTGCCGAACGCGGAGCAGGCCGCCGAGACCGTCCTTTCCCTGCCCGTCCATCCGGATCTCTCGGAGCGTGACCGGCGGATCGTCGTCGAAGCAGTGCGAGACCACTTTCACTCCCAATGA
- a CDS encoding acyltransferase, protein MSRFVHGDDCVVDDDATVGYGSFDEPTRVGDDATIRAGSIVYGDVTIGDEFTTGHSVLVREGTTIGDDVLVGTKTVIDGQTTIGDDVSLQTNVYVPTETTIGSNVFVGPGAVMTNDEYPVRTDNGLEGPTIEDGASIGANATLLPGVTIGENAFVAAGSVVTEDVPPGTLAVGTPASVQTLPEPLEGANQIA, encoded by the coding sequence ATGAGTCGGTTCGTACACGGCGACGACTGTGTCGTCGACGACGATGCGACGGTCGGCTACGGATCGTTCGACGAACCGACACGAGTCGGTGACGACGCAACGATCAGAGCCGGTTCGATCGTCTACGGCGACGTCACGATCGGTGACGAGTTCACGACTGGACACAGCGTGCTGGTCAGAGAGGGCACGACGATCGGCGACGACGTTCTCGTCGGGACCAAGACGGTTATCGACGGCCAAACGACGATCGGCGACGACGTCAGTCTGCAAACGAATGTGTACGTTCCGACTGAAACGACGATCGGGAGCAACGTCTTCGTCGGACCGGGAGCAGTCATGACGAACGACGAGTATCCGGTCAGGACGGACAACGGCCTCGAGGGACCGACGATCGAGGACGGTGCCTCGATCGGTGCCAATGCGACGCTGCTGCCCGGCGTAACGATCGGCGAAAATGCGTTCGTCGCCGCCGGTTCGGTCGTCACCGAGGACGTTCCACCCGGGACGCTCGCCGTTGGCACGCCAGCGTCGGTCCAAACGCTACCGGAGCCACTCGAGGGTGCAAATCAGATCGCATGA
- a CDS encoding DUF7344 domain-containing protein produces the protein MPEHELTQAELFDVFSNARRRRTVQYLKQRGGVADLAPLVEQVAAWENETDPDEVTRTQRRRVYISLYQTHLPMLEEHGIVDWDPDDHAIELLPGDDVFEPYLDHRLEDDRPWHRLYMTVTSLGLLALVLSWLSVGPLTTAAAPAIALALCLLVLAVSVAQHVSRRPRFDSPLSFASR, from the coding sequence ATGCCTGAACACGAACTGACACAAGCCGAACTGTTCGACGTATTCAGTAACGCTCGAAGACGACGAACGGTCCAGTATCTCAAACAGCGAGGTGGGGTAGCCGACCTGGCCCCGCTCGTCGAGCAAGTCGCTGCCTGGGAGAACGAGACCGACCCCGACGAGGTCACGCGCACACAGCGCCGGCGAGTCTATATTTCGCTGTACCAGACCCACCTCCCGATGCTCGAGGAACACGGCATCGTCGATTGGGATCCAGACGACCACGCCATCGAACTGCTTCCCGGCGACGACGTCTTCGAACCATATCTCGATCACCGACTCGAGGACGACCGTCCGTGGCACCGACTCTACATGACGGTCACGTCACTCGGGCTCCTCGCGCTCGTGTTGTCGTGGCTCTCGGTCGGCCCGCTGACGACGGCCGCCGCGCCGGCGATCGCGCTGGCGCTGTGTCTGCTCGTCCTGGCCGTCTCGGTCGCACAGCACGTCTCGCGACGACCCAGATTCGACTCCCCGCTGTCCTTTGCGAGCCGCTAA
- a CDS encoding DUF1616 domain-containing protein — protein MSHGTSTLTRFGAVRNYPADLAAVSIGAAVAYAIVTSFQEGSGLRLLVTFPLALFLPGYALVSVLFPATARNVQDATSTSVDTRPRGIDVVERLGLSVALSLTIVPIVALVLPVTQLGFTTVSTAATLALVTIVLAQMGVVRRLRTPETERFTVSPVASLTRLRGDETGITLSSAVLVLAVGLAVGALLVGFLAPVSTGGFTELALYGENEDGELVAGEVDSAIEPGESVPMTVSVDNQEGEETEYTVVVQQQRIEDGEIVERTQLEEFGTTLADNTTETSDVNVTPTLEDGESVRISVLLYQGDPPAEPTNENAEEDTFVWVTTEESTDE, from the coding sequence ATGAGCCACGGAACGAGTACACTGACTCGGTTCGGGGCCGTCCGGAACTATCCGGCCGACCTCGCGGCCGTGTCGATCGGCGCAGCCGTGGCCTATGCGATCGTCACGTCGTTTCAGGAGGGCAGCGGATTGCGCCTGTTGGTAACCTTCCCGCTCGCTCTCTTTTTGCCCGGCTATGCGCTGGTTTCGGTGCTGTTTCCGGCAACAGCGCGGAACGTCCAAGATGCGACATCGACCTCGGTCGACACGCGACCTCGAGGCATCGATGTCGTCGAACGACTCGGGCTGTCAGTTGCGCTCTCGCTGACGATCGTGCCGATCGTCGCCCTCGTACTGCCGGTTACGCAGTTGGGATTCACCACCGTCTCGACTGCTGCAACGCTTGCACTCGTCACAATCGTGTTGGCTCAGATGGGTGTCGTTCGTCGACTCCGAACCCCGGAGACGGAGCGATTCACCGTCTCTCCTGTCGCGTCGCTCACGCGACTCCGCGGTGATGAGACCGGCATAACCCTCTCGTCGGCCGTGCTCGTCCTCGCGGTCGGGCTGGCGGTCGGGGCATTGCTCGTCGGCTTTCTCGCTCCGGTGTCGACGGGCGGGTTCACTGAACTGGCGCTGTACGGTGAAAACGAGGACGGCGAACTGGTCGCCGGCGAGGTCGACTCGGCGATCGAACCGGGAGAATCGGTTCCGATGACCGTCTCGGTCGACAACCAGGAAGGCGAAGAAACCGAGTACACGGTCGTCGTCCAGCAACAACGGATCGAGGACGGGGAGATCGTCGAGCGAACGCAACTCGAGGAGTTTGGGACGACACTCGCCGATAACACGACGGAGACCAGCGACGTGAACGTCACGCCGACGCTGGAGGACGGAGAATCCGTTCGCATCAGTGTCTTGTTGTACCAGGGAGACCCACCAGCTGAGCCGACGAACGAAAATGCCGAAGAAGATACGTTCGTCTGGGTGACGACCGAGGAATCGACCGACGAGTGA
- a CDS encoding PadR family transcriptional regulator, producing the protein MHDLTGFQRDLLYVIAGADQPSGQTVKDEVEKYYSSEINHGRLYPNLDTLVNKELVEKGQLDRRTNYYAITDAGRERIDERREWEEQYVDF; encoded by the coding sequence ATGCACGATCTGACCGGCTTCCAACGCGACCTCCTGTATGTGATCGCAGGGGCTGATCAACCGTCAGGACAGACCGTCAAAGACGAGGTCGAAAAGTACTACAGTTCGGAAATCAACCACGGTCGGCTGTATCCGAATCTCGATACGCTCGTGAATAAGGAGCTCGTCGAGAAAGGACAGCTCGACAGACGAACGAACTACTACGCGATCACGGATGCCGGTCGAGAGCGAATCGACGAACGGCGCGAGTGGGAAGAACAGTACGTCGATTTCTAG
- a CDS encoding winged helix-turn-helix domain-containing protein, whose amino-acid sequence MSMQTSNTRSESTPDAAAQLDVLGDECARTILVATSDGPKTAKELTKRTDSSSATVYRRINNLLESELLAECVRFDDDGSHTTAYEATIETLQVQIGAEGIDVSVSQTDE is encoded by the coding sequence ATGTCCATGCAAACAAGTAACACGCGATCGGAATCAACCCCTGATGCAGCCGCTCAGCTCGACGTGCTCGGAGACGAATGTGCACGAACGATTCTGGTTGCTACGAGTGATGGACCAAAGACGGCAAAAGAACTGACGAAGCGAACGGATAGTTCGTCGGCAACGGTCTATCGGCGGATCAATAATCTCCTCGAGAGCGAACTGCTGGCGGAGTGTGTTCGCTTCGACGATGATGGCTCACATACCACGGCGTACGAGGCGACGATCGAGACGCTTCAGGTCCAGATCGGCGCAGAGGGAATCGACGTCTCGGTCTCCCAGACCGACGAGTAA
- a CDS encoding DUF7563 family protein — MESSTAGARCQNCGTHVTQQFARVFGDNGDIVHGCPACTTYREMQSGGHLPGK, encoded by the coding sequence ATGGAATCGTCGACGGCAGGCGCACGCTGTCAAAACTGCGGCACGCACGTCACCCAGCAGTTCGCCCGTGTGTTCGGCGACAACGGCGATATCGTTCATGGATGTCCAGCCTGTACGACCTATCGCGAAATGCAGTCCGGCGGTCACCTGCCGGGCAAGTGA